Proteins encoded within one genomic window of Candidatus Brevundimonas colombiensis:
- a CDS encoding SPOR domain-containing protein, with protein sequence MIAFLRRGLFALLAASLVLGANVRPIEAQSQESSRYAAIVIDAATGEVLFARHADSRRYPASLTKMMTLYLTFEALEQGKANLNDVLTISPRAASQPPSKLGLAAGQTITLDNAMRATAVRSANDMALAIGEHIGGSEARFTSMMTTKAEQLGMTQTRYVTANGLPDARQLTSARDQAILARAIMRDFPQYYSYFGLHDWAYNGRNYRNTNGLLPTGRGYDGMKTGYTNASGYNLAASAVRDGRRLITVVLGGRSTASRNAHVAELMDTGFEVERRRAQGERIQVAQTFFEQRGFGVGGESATGDAPIAYASIRDDEDGEAAGSTAVAYTAAPAPAVLPTRVAPSPSERAASQRAAATAQAAGQAAGQAAGQGAGRVAAAPRAPHNVTASLNGAPASATVAPSTTPRRATPPPAREPARSAARTPAGRWSVQVGAFRDEKVANDWLTELNRRFRAQFSTAERNVQTAGDWYRSRFTGLTETAAKTACEALAERRVTCMVIGPEG encoded by the coding sequence ATGATCGCTTTCCTCCGCCGCGGACTGTTCGCCCTTCTCGCCGCTTCGCTGGTGTTGGGCGCCAATGTCCGTCCGATAGAGGCCCAATCTCAGGAGAGCAGCCGTTATGCCGCCATCGTGATCGATGCGGCGACCGGCGAGGTTCTGTTCGCGCGCCACGCCGACAGCCGCCGCTATCCCGCGTCCCTGACCAAGATGATGACCCTGTATCTGACCTTCGAGGCGTTGGAGCAGGGCAAGGCGAACCTGAACGACGTCCTGACCATTTCGCCGCGCGCCGCTTCTCAGCCGCCGTCGAAACTGGGGCTGGCGGCGGGGCAGACCATCACCCTGGACAACGCCATGCGGGCCACGGCCGTCCGTTCGGCCAACGACATGGCCCTGGCCATCGGTGAACATATCGGCGGGTCCGAGGCGCGCTTCACCAGCATGATGACGACGAAGGCCGAACAGCTGGGCATGACCCAGACCCGCTACGTCACGGCCAACGGCCTGCCTGACGCACGCCAACTGACCTCGGCGCGGGATCAGGCGATCCTGGCGCGGGCCATCATGCGCGATTTCCCTCAGTACTACAGCTATTTCGGCCTGCACGACTGGGCCTATAACGGCCGCAACTATCGCAACACCAACGGCCTGCTGCCGACGGGACGCGGTTATGACGGGATGAAGACCGGCTACACCAACGCCTCGGGCTACAATCTGGCGGCGTCGGCGGTTCGTGATGGTCGTCGCCTGATCACCGTGGTCCTGGGCGGGCGCTCGACGGCCAGCCGCAACGCACACGTCGCCGAACTGATGGACACCGGATTCGAGGTTGAACGCCGCCGCGCCCAGGGCGAGCGCATTCAGGTCGCACAAACCTTCTTCGAACAGCGCGGCTTCGGCGTCGGAGGCGAGTCCGCGACTGGCGACGCGCCCATCGCCTATGCCTCGATCCGCGACGACGAGGATGGAGAAGCCGCCGGTTCCACCGCCGTCGCCTATACGGCCGCCCCGGCGCCGGCGGTCCTGCCGACCCGCGTCGCGCCCTCGCCGTCCGAGCGCGCGGCCAGCCAACGCGCCGCCGCGACAGCCCAGGCTGCGGGCCAGGCTGCGGGCCAGGCTGCGGGCCAGGGCGCAGGCAGGGTCGCCGCGGCGCCCCGTGCGCCCCACAATGTCACCGCCTCCCTGAACGGCGCGCCAGCCAGCGCGACCGTCGCCCCTTCGACCACGCCGCGTCGCGCCACGCCGCCGCCCGCACGAGAGCCGGCGCGCTCGGCCGCCCGCACCCCCGCCGGACGCTGGTCCGTTCAGGTCGGGGCCTTCCGCGACGAAAAGGTCGCCAACGACTGGCTGACCGAGCTGAACCGCCGCTTCCGAGCCCAGTTCTCCACCGCCGAACGCAACGTCCAGACGGCTGGCGACTGGTACCGATCACGATTTACGGGCCTGACGGAAACCGCCGCCAAAACAGCCTGCGAAGCCCTGGCGGAGCGTCGCGTCACCTGCATGGTCATCGGCCCCGAAGGATAG
- a CDS encoding class I SAM-dependent RNA methyltransferase, with protein METFIIDRVGGQGDGVARSAAGPVFAGLTLPGETVRGQIVDGRLEGVEIVTPSPDRIAPVSPQYGDCGGCSLQHWAEGPYLDWKREQVRLALTRERIETEIEATIATPPGSRRRVALHARRDAAGRVALGFKARRSWRLVEVTACPVADPRIVQAIPALTQVAAAFFEHPKSAPTLHVTWTLAGLDVDVTGVERRSGGGLSADARTQAVQAAHRADLARLSLAGEILVMARQPTVAFGPATVALPAGGFLQAAPPAEAAMTARAVAAVKGAKKVADLFCGAGTFTFPLATVAPVIAADASKPGIDALKSAVGSARGMKAITAEARDLFRRPMTPYDLKGCDAIVFDPPRAGAVGQTAQIATTKAAVVVGVSCNPQTFARDARVLIDAGFRLETVTPIDQFLWSAHVELVGVFRR; from the coding sequence ATGGAGACTTTCATCATCGACCGCGTCGGCGGCCAGGGCGACGGCGTCGCCCGCTCGGCGGCGGGGCCGGTGTTCGCGGGCCTGACACTGCCCGGCGAGACCGTGCGTGGCCAGATCGTGGACGGTCGGCTGGAAGGCGTCGAGATCGTCACGCCCAGCCCGGATCGGATCGCGCCGGTTTCGCCGCAATATGGCGATTGCGGCGGTTGCTCGCTGCAGCATTGGGCCGAGGGGCCCTATCTGGACTGGAAGCGCGAGCAGGTGCGCCTGGCCCTGACGCGCGAACGGATCGAGACTGAGATCGAGGCGACAATCGCCACGCCTCCGGGCAGCCGTCGCCGCGTCGCCCTACATGCCCGGCGTGATGCGGCAGGCCGCGTGGCTCTGGGGTTCAAGGCGCGCCGATCCTGGCGGCTGGTGGAAGTCACGGCCTGTCCGGTTGCCGATCCTCGCATCGTTCAGGCCATCCCCGCCCTGACGCAGGTGGCGGCGGCCTTCTTCGAACACCCCAAGTCCGCGCCGACACTGCACGTCACCTGGACCCTGGCTGGGTTGGACGTCGATGTAACGGGCGTGGAGCGGCGTTCGGGCGGCGGCCTGTCCGCCGACGCCCGCACCCAGGCGGTTCAGGCCGCGCATCGGGCGGACCTGGCGCGGCTGAGCCTGGCGGGCGAGATTCTGGTGATGGCGCGACAGCCGACCGTGGCCTTCGGACCGGCGACGGTCGCCTTGCCGGCCGGCGGCTTCCTGCAGGCTGCGCCCCCGGCCGAGGCGGCCATGACGGCGCGCGCGGTGGCGGCGGTGAAGGGCGCCAAGAAGGTGGCGGACCTGTTCTGCGGGGCGGGGACCTTCACCTTCCCCTTGGCGACGGTCGCCCCCGTGATCGCCGCCGATGCGTCCAAGCCCGGCATCGACGCGCTGAAATCCGCCGTCGGTTCGGCCAGGGGCATGAAGGCGATCACGGCAGAGGCCCGTGATCTGTTCCGGCGTCCGATGACCCCCTATGACCTGAAGGGCTGCGACGCCATCGTGTTCGATCCGCCCCGCGCCGGGGCCGTTGGCCAGACGGCCCAGATCGCCACGACCAAGGCCGCTGTGGTCGTCGGCGTATCGTGCAATCCCCAGACCTTCGCGCGTGACGCCCGCGTCCTGATCGACGCCGGGTTCCGGCTGGAGACGGTGACGCCGATCGACCAGTTCCTGTGGTCCGCCCACGTCGAACTGGTCGGCGTTTTCAGACGATAG
- a CDS encoding valine--tRNA ligase produces MLEKTFEPQAAEPRLYAQWEDSGLFAPRTEGAAGAYSIVIPPPNVTGSLHIGHALNNTLQDILARYHRMKGKAVLWLPGTDHAGIATQMVVERQLAAAGNVGRRDMGRDAFIEKIWEWKAESGGTIVRQLRRLGASCDWSRERFTLDEGLNAAVRKVFVQLHKEGLIYRDKRLVNWDPHFQTAISDLEVEQREVDGAYWRFAYPLADGVTYEHPVAFDEDGKAIGWETRDFIVVATTRPETMLGDTGVAVHPDDERYAGLVGKFVTLPIVGRRIPIVADDYADPTKGSGAVKITPAHDFNDFGVGKRAGLPSLNILDAFGRITDADTPDVPSDYVGQDRFAARKAIVACAEEEGWLREIEKTKHVVPHGDRSGVVIEPWLTDQWYVDAKVLAQPALKAVEQGDTVFEPKSYEKIYFEWLRNIEPWCISRQLWWGHRIPAWYGPNGEIYVAETEEDAREQAMADYDSEVALTQDEDVLDTWFSSALWPFSTMGWPEKTEDLERFYPTSDLVTAADIIFFWVARMMMMGLHFMDGEVPFKRVIINGLVRDEKGQKMSKSKGNVIDPLGIIDELGADPLRFTMAILSGTRDIKLSKQRIEGYRNFGTKLWNAARFSQMNEARRVEGFDPATVEQTINRWIRGELTKTERAVSDAIEGGRFDDAAGALYRFVWNVFCDWYLELAKPVFQGSDEAAKAETRAMTAWTLDQTLKLLHPVMPFITEELWAELGKEGPARDGLLIGAEWPVLPDAFIDASAEAEIGWLVDLVGEIRGLRAEMNVPPSAKPPLAFVAPDAVTAERIARHRDLILTLGRVSEVGSADAAPTGAVTFVSGGSTVALSLAGIIDLTAERARLEKEIAAFDSDIGHVNKKLGNPNFVARAAPEVVDEQRAKLAEAEAGKAKLQAALARLSEIG; encoded by the coding sequence ATGCTTGAGAAGACTTTCGAACCCCAGGCCGCCGAGCCTCGCCTCTACGCCCAGTGGGAAGACAGCGGCCTGTTCGCGCCCCGCACCGAAGGCGCCGCAGGCGCCTATTCGATCGTCATTCCGCCGCCGAACGTGACGGGCAGTCTGCACATCGGCCATGCGCTGAACAATACGCTGCAGGACATCTTGGCCCGCTATCACCGGATGAAGGGCAAGGCGGTGCTTTGGCTGCCCGGCACCGACCATGCGGGCATCGCCACGCAGATGGTGGTGGAACGCCAGCTGGCCGCCGCGGGCAATGTCGGCCGCCGCGACATGGGGCGCGACGCCTTTATCGAAAAGATCTGGGAATGGAAGGCCGAGAGCGGCGGGACCATCGTGCGCCAGCTGCGTCGCCTGGGCGCCTCCTGCGACTGGTCGCGCGAGCGGTTCACCCTGGACGAGGGGCTGAACGCCGCCGTCCGCAAGGTCTTCGTGCAACTGCACAAGGAAGGTCTGATCTACCGTGACAAGCGGCTGGTGAACTGGGACCCGCATTTCCAGACCGCCATCTCGGACTTGGAGGTCGAGCAGCGCGAGGTGGACGGCGCCTATTGGCGCTTCGCCTATCCGCTGGCCGATGGCGTGACCTACGAACACCCCGTCGCCTTCGATGAAGACGGCAAGGCGATCGGGTGGGAGACGCGTGACTTCATCGTCGTCGCCACGACCCGGCCCGAGACCATGCTGGGTGACACTGGCGTCGCGGTTCACCCGGACGACGAACGCTACGCCGGTCTGGTCGGCAAGTTCGTGACCCTGCCGATCGTCGGCCGTCGCATTCCCATCGTCGCCGACGACTATGCCGACCCGACCAAGGGTTCGGGCGCGGTCAAGATCACGCCAGCGCATGATTTCAATGACTTCGGCGTGGGAAAGCGCGCGGGCCTGCCGTCGCTGAATATTCTGGACGCTTTCGGCCGCATCACCGACGCCGACACGCCGGATGTGCCGTCGGACTATGTGGGGCAGGACCGTTTCGCCGCGCGCAAGGCCATCGTCGCCTGCGCCGAGGAAGAGGGCTGGCTGCGCGAGATCGAGAAGACCAAACATGTCGTCCCGCACGGCGACCGCTCCGGCGTGGTCATCGAGCCGTGGCTGACGGATCAATGGTACGTCGACGCCAAGGTCCTGGCCCAGCCCGCGCTGAAGGCGGTGGAGCAGGGCGACACGGTGTTCGAGCCGAAGTCGTACGAGAAGATTTATTTCGAATGGCTGAGGAACATCGAGCCGTGGTGCATCTCGCGCCAGCTGTGGTGGGGCCACCGCATCCCGGCATGGTACGGTCCGAACGGCGAAATCTACGTCGCCGAAACGGAAGAGGACGCCCGCGAACAGGCGATGGCGGACTATGATTCCGAGGTCGCTCTGACCCAGGACGAGGACGTTCTGGACACTTGGTTCTCCTCGGCCCTGTGGCCCTTCTCGACCATGGGCTGGCCCGAGAAGACCGAGGATCTGGAGCGGTTCTATCCGACCAGCGACCTGGTCACGGCGGCGGACATCATCTTCTTCTGGGTCGCCCGGATGATGATGATGGGCCTGCACTTCATGGACGGCGAGGTTCCCTTCAAGCGGGTCATCATCAACGGTCTGGTCCGCGACGAGAAGGGCCAGAAGATGTCGAAATCCAAGGGGAACGTCATCGACCCCCTGGGCATCATCGACGAACTGGGCGCCGATCCGTTGCGCTTCACCATGGCCATCCTGTCGGGCACGCGCGACATCAAACTGTCGAAACAGCGGATCGAGGGTTACCGCAACTTCGGCACCAAGCTGTGGAACGCCGCCCGCTTCAGCCAGATGAACGAAGCGCGCCGCGTCGAGGGCTTTGATCCCGCGACAGTCGAACAGACGATCAACCGCTGGATTCGCGGCGAACTGACCAAGACCGAACGCGCCGTGTCCGACGCCATCGAAGGCGGACGGTTCGACGATGCGGCGGGCGCCCTGTACCGCTTCGTCTGGAACGTCTTCTGCGACTGGTATCTGGAACTGGCCAAGCCGGTGTTCCAGGGATCGGACGAGGCCGCCAAGGCCGAGACGCGCGCCATGACCGCCTGGACGCTGGACCAGACGCTGAAGCTGTTGCATCCGGTCATGCCCTTCATCACCGAGGAGCTTTGGGCCGAACTGGGCAAGGAAGGTCCCGCTCGTGATGGCCTGCTGATCGGCGCCGAATGGCCGGTTCTGCCGGATGCCTTCATCGACGCCTCGGCCGAGGCCGAGATCGGCTGGCTGGTCGATCTGGTCGGTGAGATTCGGGGGCTGCGCGCCGAGATGAACGTGCCGCCGTCGGCCAAGCCGCCGCTGGCCTTCGTCGCGCCCGACGCCGTGACCGCCGAACGCATCGCCCGCCATCGCGATCTGATCCTGACCCTGGGTCGGGTGTCAGAGGTCGGGTCGGCGGATGCTGCCCCGACGGGCGCCGTGACCTTCGTCTCGGGCGGCTCGACCGTCGCCCTGTCGCTGGCGGGCATCATCGACCTGACCGCCGAACGGGCGCGTCTGGAGAAGGAGATCGCCGCCTTCGACAGCGACATCGGCCATGTGAACAAGAAGCTGGGCAACCCCAACTTCGTCGCCCGCGCCGCGCCGGAAGTCGTGGACGAACAGCGCGCCAAACTGGCCGAGGCCGAGGCCGGCAAGGCCAAGCTGCAGGCGGCGCTGGCCCGTCTCAGCGAGATCGGATGA
- a CDS encoding TolC family outer membrane protein — protein sequence MLKRSRVLASAAVVAVMTGLGAPAWAETLQDAIALAYRTNPNLLAQRANQRALDESVVQARSGLRPTLSASAGVDYTRNDFPAVTQFVDTNGDGVPDTQISTKSSETQGANLGVSLSQNLWTGGRTARAIDQARAGVLAGRENLRQIEQSVMLSVIQAYVNVTRDMEILRIRQENLSVLQRQLEETSARFEVGEITRTDVAQAEASQAQSEADLANAQAQLATSRAAYAAVVGQSPTDLEAAPTLPAVPTDFDVAMETALQRNPGVLAATYQLQGAEAAVAAARSEYMPSVRATASYGGSSNDLGDLGQLADRRSFTAGATLSVPLFTGGLNQSRVAQALERANAAQMSIEGERRTVLQNVSSAYAQVLSTRANVTAGTEAVRAASVAAEGVRQEAQVGLRTTLDVLNQEVTLRASQTAVANARAAEYVARASLLAAMGQLEGPALNPTVDAYDPKTNYDHVQGRGGLPWDGVIETLDRVASPPIVGTVDAPDAPIDAQLKGEVVRTAPRN from the coding sequence ATGTTGAAACGCTCGCGTGTGCTGGCTTCGGCCGCAGTGGTCGCCGTGATGACCGGCCTGGGCGCGCCCGCCTGGGCCGAGACGCTTCAGGACGCCATCGCCCTGGCCTACCGGACCAATCCCAACCTGCTGGCCCAGCGCGCAAACCAGCGGGCCTTGGACGAATCGGTGGTCCAGGCACGTTCGGGCCTGCGTCCGACGCTCAGCGCCTCGGCCGGCGTGGACTACACCCGCAACGACTTCCCCGCCGTGACCCAGTTCGTCGACACGAACGGGGACGGCGTGCCGGACACCCAGATCTCGACCAAGTCGTCCGAAACCCAGGGCGCCAATCTCGGCGTCAGCCTGAGCCAGAACCTGTGGACCGGCGGCCGCACCGCGCGCGCCATCGATCAGGCCCGCGCCGGGGTGCTGGCCGGCCGCGAAAACCTGCGTCAGATCGAACAGTCGGTCATGCTGTCGGTCATCCAGGCCTATGTGAACGTCACCCGCGACATGGAGATCCTGCGCATCCGCCAGGAGAATCTCAGCGTCCTGCAGCGCCAGCTGGAAGAGACAAGCGCCCGCTTCGAGGTGGGGGAGATCACCCGCACCGACGTCGCCCAGGCCGAGGCGTCCCAGGCCCAGTCCGAGGCCGATCTGGCCAATGCCCAGGCCCAGCTGGCCACCTCGCGCGCCGCCTACGCCGCCGTCGTGGGCCAGTCGCCGACCGATCTGGAGGCCGCGCCGACGCTTCCGGCCGTGCCGACCGACTTCGACGTCGCCATGGAGACGGCGCTGCAACGCAATCCAGGCGTTCTGGCCGCCACCTATCAACTGCAGGGGGCAGAGGCCGCCGTCGCCGCCGCCCGTTCGGAATATATGCCGTCGGTGCGCGCCACCGCCTCCTACGGCGGATCGTCCAATGATCTGGGCGACCTGGGGCAGCTGGCTGATCGCCGCAGCTTCACCGCCGGCGCCACCCTGTCGGTGCCGCTGTTCACCGGCGGTTTGAACCAGTCGCGCGTGGCCCAGGCGCTGGAGCGCGCCAACGCTGCCCAGATGTCCATTGAGGGCGAACGTCGCACGGTGCTTCAGAACGTCAGCTCCGCCTATGCCCAGGTGCTGTCGACCCGCGCCAATGTGACGGCCGGAACCGAGGCTGTGCGCGCCGCCTCGGTCGCCGCCGAGGGCGTGCGCCAGGAGGCGCAGGTCGGTCTGCGCACCACCCTGGACGTCCTGAACCAGGAAGTGACGCTGCGCGCCTCCCAGACCGCCGTCGCCAACGCCCGCGCCGCCGAATACGTCGCCCGCGCCTCTCTGCTGGCCGCCATGGGTCAACTGGAAGGGCCGGCGCTGAATCCCACCGTTGACGCCTATGATCCCAAGACCAACTATGATCACGTCCAGGGCCGCGGCGGTCTGCCGTGGGATGGCGTGATCGAGACGCTTGACCGCGTGGCCTCGCCGCCCATCGTGGGAACTGTGGACGCGCCGGACGCGCCGATCGACGCCCAGTTGAAGGGCGAGGTCGTGCGCACCGCGCCCCGCAACTGA
- a CDS encoding PA0069 family radical SAM protein: protein MEIAKGRGARSNATGRYEPEQHLSFDDGWTRDDAEAAPLRTTLTPEHARTIIARNDSPDIGFDRSINPYKGCEHGCIYCYARPSHAWMGLSPGLDFESRIFFKPQAARLLEQAFLAPRYRCKRIHIGGNTDPYQPVERDLGSTRSILEVMQRFNHPFSIITKSVLIGRDADILGPMGKAGLASAFVSITTLDRGLARAMEPRASTPAKRLEAISRLADAGCPVGVGFAPVIPGLNDHELESILEAAAKAGATRAMYVTLRLPLEIKDLFREWLADARPDRAARVMSLIRQTRGGKDYDADWSQRMKGTGPVAELVGARFKAAVKRYGLDTPHRLLDETQFRVPPDARPQMDLFDLPQAAI from the coding sequence ATGGAAATCGCCAAGGGAAGAGGCGCGCGTTCGAATGCCACCGGCCGCTACGAACCTGAGCAGCACCTGTCGTTCGACGACGGCTGGACGCGCGACGACGCCGAGGCCGCGCCCCTGCGCACCACCCTCACGCCGGAACACGCCCGCACGATCATCGCCCGGAACGACAGCCCGGACATCGGATTCGACCGCTCCATCAACCCGTACAAAGGTTGCGAACATGGCTGCATCTACTGTTACGCCCGTCCGTCCCATGCCTGGATGGGCCTATCCCCGGGCCTGGATTTCGAGAGCCGGATTTTCTTCAAGCCCCAGGCCGCGCGTCTGTTGGAACAGGCCTTCCTCGCACCCCGATACCGATGCAAACGCATCCACATAGGCGGCAACACCGACCCCTATCAGCCGGTCGAGCGTGACCTGGGATCGACCCGTTCGATCCTGGAGGTCATGCAAAGGTTCAACCACCCGTTCAGCATCATCACCAAGTCGGTGCTGATCGGACGCGACGCCGACATCCTGGGGCCGATGGGCAAGGCGGGCCTGGCCTCGGCCTTCGTCTCCATCACCACCCTGGACCGCGGACTGGCCCGCGCGATGGAGCCGCGCGCATCGACCCCCGCCAAACGGCTCGAGGCCATTTCCCGGCTGGCCGATGCGGGGTGTCCGGTCGGGGTGGGGTTCGCACCCGTCATTCCGGGCCTGAACGATCATGAACTGGAGTCGATTCTGGAGGCTGCGGCCAAGGCGGGCGCGACGCGCGCCATGTATGTGACGCTGCGTCTGCCGCTGGAGATCAAGGATCTGTTCCGCGAATGGCTGGCCGACGCCCGTCCCGACCGCGCCGCGCGGGTCATGTCGCTGATCCGCCAGACGCGCGGCGGCAAGGATTACGACGCCGACTGGTCCCAGCGGATGAAGGGCACGGGTCCGGTCGCTGAACTGGTCGGCGCGCGGTTCAAGGCGGCGGTCAAACGCTATGGCCTGGACACGCCCCACCGCCTGCTGGACGAGACGCAGTTCCGCGTGCCGCCGGATGCGCGACCGCAGATGGACCTGTTCGACCTGCCGCAGGCCGCGATCTGA
- a CDS encoding glycine zipper 2TM domain-containing protein codes for MRLSKSSLAAAAALALGVTAAPMAASAQNYYGQGYSQNYGTGGYSPSYNYGRGYPSYDPCSRERQGRTGAGAVIGGGAGAVIGSQLAARGRRTEGSILGGVLGAVVGSQVGRSSSDACRSYQSSYGSSGYYNQGYSQPTYGYYDNRYSGDQGYRYDDYDRRSDYAYDGGGYYDDRSRPVDSYRNSDGCRLAESQIRLPDGRTDTRYVRTCPDQYGRYRVVD; via the coding sequence ATGCGTCTCTCCAAGTCTTCGCTCGCCGCCGCAGCCGCCCTGGCGCTGGGCGTCACCGCCGCCCCGATGGCGGCCTCGGCTCAGAACTATTACGGTCAGGGCTATAGCCAGAACTACGGCACCGGCGGTTATTCGCCATCCTACAACTATGGTCGCGGCTACCCGTCCTACGACCCCTGCTCGCGCGAGCGCCAGGGTCGGACCGGCGCCGGCGCGGTGATCGGCGGCGGCGCGGGCGCCGTCATCGGCTCGCAACTGGCGGCGCGCGGTCGTCGCACGGAAGGCAGCATCCTGGGCGGCGTGCTCGGCGCCGTGGTCGGGTCGCAGGTCGGTCGGTCCAGCTCCGACGCCTGCCGCAGCTATCAGAGCAGCTATGGCTCCAGCGGCTATTACAACCAAGGTTACAGCCAGCCGACCTACGGCTACTACGACAACCGTTACTCTGGTGATCAGGGCTATCGTTACGACGACTACGACCGTCGCAGCGACTATGCCTATGATGGCGGCGGCTACTACGACGACCGTTCGCGCCCGGTCGATTCCTATCGCAACTCCGACGGATGCCGCCTGGCCGAGAGCCAGATCCGTCTGCCCGATGGTCGCACGGACACCCGCTATGTCCGCACCTGCCCCGACCAATACGGCCGCTATCGCGTCGTCGATTAA
- a CDS encoding DUF2497 domain-containing protein, translated as MTDQSAQEPTMEEILASIRRIISEDEAPAETPAAESAPEVAAQAEPEPKPAAADTVFAAPFEPEPAIAVEDDVLELTDRYDAAPTETIGDLDVTPAETYQAPEPPAPSPVSTPVSEPAYDTLVGDSAAASAASAFAGLAASFKKPDPAPAVSTGDLPFVSGNTVEAMVAEMLRPLLKDWLDANLPAIVEAQVRKEVERIARSA; from the coding sequence ATGACCGATCAGTCCGCCCAGGAACCGACCATGGAAGAGATCCTGGCGTCGATTCGCCGGATCATCTCCGAAGATGAGGCCCCGGCCGAAACCCCGGCCGCCGAATCGGCGCCTGAGGTCGCGGCGCAGGCTGAACCCGAGCCCAAGCCCGCTGCGGCCGACACGGTCTTCGCCGCCCCGTTCGAGCCTGAACCGGCCATCGCCGTCGAAGACGATGTGCTGGAGCTGACCGACCGTTACGACGCCGCCCCGACCGAGACCATCGGCGATCTGGATGTGACGCCGGCCGAAACCTATCAGGCGCCCGAGCCGCCCGCGCCTTCCCCTGTGTCGACCCCGGTCTCGGAGCCCGCCTACGACACCCTGGTCGGCGACAGCGCCGCCGCCAGCGCCGCCTCCGCGTTCGCCGGTCTGGCCGCCAGTTTCAAGAAGCCGGACCCGGCGCCCGCCGTCTCGACCGGCGATCTGCCCTTCGTCAGCGGCAATACGGTGGAGGCCATGGTCGCCGAAATGCTCCGGCCCCTGCTGAAAGACTGGCTGGACGCCAATCTGCCCGCCATCGTGGAGGCCCAGGTACGCAAGGAAGTCGAACGCATCGCGCGCAGCGCCTAG
- a CDS encoding TlyA family RNA methyltransferase produces the protein MKGRVDQLLVARGLFDSRARAAAIEAGLVLADGVAVQKPSEQIDADAVLEAQPAHRWVGRGALKLDHALGLWPIAVEGRVALDVGASTGGFTEVCLDRGAARVFAVDVGFGQMHDRVADNPRVVNLERTDARDLRPALIPQAPSLIVCDASFISLSKVLPAALALAADDADLVTLVKPQFEADGPGGVGKKGVLKDPQAHAAAVQRVSDWLESVGWTVQATTESPITGGDGNVEFLLWARRASSSATAR, from the coding sequence ATGAAGGGGCGCGTTGATCAGCTTCTGGTCGCGCGCGGTCTGTTCGACAGCCGCGCGCGGGCAGCGGCGATCGAGGCCGGTCTGGTGCTCGCCGACGGCGTGGCGGTGCAGAAGCCGTCCGAGCAGATCGACGCGGACGCGGTGCTGGAGGCCCAGCCCGCGCACCGCTGGGTCGGACGCGGCGCATTGAAGCTGGATCATGCGCTGGGCCTGTGGCCGATTGCGGTCGAGGGACGGGTGGCGCTGGACGTCGGCGCCTCGACCGGCGGCTTCACCGAGGTCTGTCTGGATCGAGGCGCGGCGCGGGTTTTCGCCGTCGATGTCGGTTTCGGTCAGATGCACGACCGGGTCGCCGACAACCCGCGCGTGGTCAATCTGGAGCGCACGGACGCCCGCGATCTGCGCCCGGCCCTGATCCCGCAGGCGCCGTCCCTGATCGTCTGCGACGCCAGTTTCATCAGCCTGTCGAAGGTGCTGCCCGCCGCCCTGGCGCTGGCGGCGGACGACGCCGATCTGGTGACGCTGGTGAAGCCCCAGTTCGAGGCGGACGGCCCGGGCGGCGTCGGCAAGAAGGGCGTGCTCAAGGACCCGCAGGCCCATGCGGCGGCGGTTCAGCGGGTCTCCGACTGGCTGGAAAGCGTCGGCTGGACCGTGCAGGCCACGACCGAAAGCCCGATCACGGGCGGCGACGGCAATGTCGAGTTCCTGCTCTGGGCAAGGCGCGCCTCAAGCAGCGCGACGGCGCGATAG
- the phaP gene encoding TIGR01841 family phasin (Members of this family are phasins (small proteins associated with inclusions such as PHA granules). Note that several different families of phasins have been named PhaP despite very little sequence similarity to each other.): MADAAETIKKTADQAAAATASVGAKVKAQAETIQAAGTQAFREGIDKSVASLGELNAHGKKNLEAMVESATVAQKGAEALSQQALGFAKTSWEEGVAASKELSTARSVQEFFELQTAWAKKSMERYVAEMTKTNEIVANTVKDSLKPINERVTASVETFQAAR, from the coding sequence ATGGCCGACGCCGCCGAAACGATTAAGAAGACCGCCGACCAAGCCGCCGCCGCCACCGCTTCGGTGGGTGCGAAGGTCAAGGCGCAAGCCGAAACCATCCAGGCCGCCGGAACCCAGGCTTTCCGCGAAGGCATTGACAAGTCGGTCGCCTCGCTGGGCGAACTTAACGCCCACGGCAAGAAGAACCTGGAGGCCATGGTCGAGTCGGCCACCGTCGCCCAGAAGGGCGCAGAGGCCCTGTCGCAACAGGCCCTGGGCTTCGCCAAGACGTCGTGGGAAGAGGGCGTCGCCGCCTCCAAGGAACTGTCGACCGCTCGTTCGGTGCAGGAGTTCTTCGAACTGCAGACCGCCTGGGCCAAGAAGTCGATGGAACGCTACGTCGCTGAAATGACCAAGACGAACGAGATCGTCGCCAATACAGTCAAGGACAGCCTGAAGCCGATCAACGAGCGCGTCACCGCCTCGGTCGAAACCTTCCAGGCCGCCCGCTAA